TGATAAAAACAGAGGTATTGGCTATAATAATCAATTGCCTTGGCACTTACCCAATGATTTAAAACATGTCAAAAAATTATCAACTGGAAATACGTTAGTGATGGGACGTGCGACTTTTGATTCTATCGGTAAGGCCTTGCCAAACCGTAAAAATGTTGTTTTAACACGTAATAAAGCGTTTAAAGCAGACGGTGTTGAAGTGATTCATGATATTAAAGATATAGATAAATTAGAAGGTCATGTTTTTATATTTGGTGGCCAGACATTATTTGAAAAGTTCATCGATAAAGTGGATGATATGTATATCACCGTTATCGATGACACATTTCAAGCTGACACTTACTTCCCCCCATATTCATTTGAAGACTGGGAAGTGGCATCAGCAATTGAGGGCGAAATTGACGAAAAAAATAAATACCCACATACTTTTCTACATTTAGTTAGAAAGTAATCACGGAGGTTTAATCAATGCAACGTATATTAGTAACAGATTCAACATCAGATTTAAATCCAAGTTTTTTAGAACAGCATAATGTTCATATCGTACCATTAAGTGTAACCGTAAATGGTAAGTCTTATGTTGATCAAGAGGAGATCTCATCAGAAACATACACAGATTATTTAGAAGACGACAACAATGATTTAAAAACAAGCCAACCCCCTTTAGGGAGATTTGTTGAAACTTATGAAGATTTAACTAAGGATGGCGCAGAAGTGATTAGTATTCATTTATCATCTGGCCTTAGCGGAACTTATCAAACTGCCGTACAAGCAAGCGAAATGGTAGATGGAAAAGTGACTGTGATTGATTCGAAATCCATCACTTATGGGTTAGGATATCAAATTCAACACATTATTCAATGGATTGAAGAAGGCCTAGCAACAGAAACAATTGTTGAAAAAGTGCATCAACTACAAAAAAACATTAAGCTCTATGTCGTTATCGGTAAATTAGATCGCTTAATTAAAGGTGGCCGTATTAGCAAGGCGAAAGGTATGCTCGGAAACTTGATGAAAATCAAACCTGTCGGCGTTTTAATTGATGGCAATTTAGAAATTATCCATAGCTCTAGAACACAAGGAGCATGTGCCAAATATTTAGCTAAAGATTTAGCAACATTTTTAGGTAATGATAAAATTAAATCTGCGGCAATTGTACATGCCAATGCAAATGACTTTTTAGACAAAGTTAAAGACAAAATTGAAGAAACTTTTGATTTTTCAAATTTTGATACGAACTTTACAACACCGATTATTTCAACGCACACTGGTACAGGCGCAATTGGTGTCGTTGTTTTAAAAGAAAAGAACTCATAAAAGGGCGTGATAGTATGGCGTTAGCTACTTTTGCTGGTGGCTGCTTCTGGTGCCTAGTAAAACCATTTGATTCTTACGAGGGAGTCGAATCTGTTATTTCAGGATATAGTGGCGGTCACGTTGAAAATCCAACGTATGAAGCTGTTTGTTCTGATACAACAGGTCATGTTGAAGCAGTTCAAATTGAATATGATCCAAATCAAATTAGCTATTCACAAATGTTAGATATTTATTTCAAAACATTTGACCCTACTGATAATAATGGACAATTTTTTGATCGTGGAGATCATTATCGTCCAGTCATTTTTTATCATAATGACGAACAAAAAGCGTTAGCTTTAGCTAAAATACAAGCTTTAAACGCTGCTAAAATCTTTGACAAGCCTGTCAACACACCTGTAGAACCGTATAAAAACTTTTATCCAGCTGAAGCATACCACCAAAATTATTATCAGAAAAACCCGTTACATTATGCACAATATCAGCTCGGTTCAGGTCGTAAAGCATTTATAGATCGACATTGGAGTGATCACAATGATTAAAAAAGATAAAAAAGATCTAACTGACTTAGAATATTTAGTGACACAGCAAGATGGTACTGAGCCACCTTTTGACAATGAATATTGGAACCATTATGAAAAAGGCATTTATGTAGATAAAATTTCAGGAAAACCATTATTTACTTCAAATGATAAATTTGAATCAAGTTGTGGTTGGCCGAGTTTTTCCAAAGCAATTAATGACGAGGATATTATAGAACTTGTCGACAAATCCTTTGGAATGGTTCGTACTGAGGTCCGTTCAGAAGAAAGCAATAGCCACCTCGGACATGTTTTTAATGATGGCCCTCGTGAACGTGGTGGATTACGCTATTGTATCAATTCTGCAGCCATTCAATTTATTCCTTTCCATAAATTAGAAGAACTTGGATATGGAGATTTAATCAAGCATTTTGAACAATAAAGGAGCGATTACTATGTTTAAAAAATTATTCAGCAAAGGAAATGAAGCGAGTAAAGATATTGAAATTTACGCGCCAATTACAGGGGATTATGTGAAAATTAATGACATTCCTGATCCTGTCTTCGCACAAAAAATGATGGGAGAAGGGTTTGGTGTTAAACCAACAGAAGGTATCGTGGTATCACCTATTTCAGGTGTTGTAGATAATGTTTTCCCTACGAAGCATGCCATTGGTCTTAAAGCGGACAATGGTCTTGAAGTTTTAGTTCATATCGGATTAGATACAGTACAACTCAACGGTGAAGGTTTTAAAACATTCGTTGAAAGTGGTGATCATGTAAAAGTAGGCGATAAATTAGTAGAATTTGACATCGATTATATTGATCAAAACGCAAAATCCACGATTTCACCTGTGATTATAACAAACACAGATCAAACAGAAACGATTTCAATCCTGCCACAAACAACTTTGACTAAAGGCGAGTCAAAAGTCGTTGATGTCACGGTGAAATAATGAAAGATGCCTCTTTTTATCATTTTCTCCTCACAGTGAGAGGTCGTCCTAACGAAGAAGGAACTTTTGCAGAAATGGTGTACGATGATTTAGATTTCCCTAAACAAACGTCTGACTTCAATAAATTGTCTAATTATATTGAAACAGAAGGAAACTACACACTTTCCATGTCCATATTTGATACATTATTTGAGGAGTATCAAGAATGGCGTCGCTTTTAACAATCAAATTTATGCTATTTTAATATAAGTTTTAATGCAAATACAACGTATACATTATTATGACATTAAGTCTATATTCGGGAGTGAGGCGTAGAAATCAAATCCATATGCGTTTGATTTCAGGCTCACTCTTTTTATTTTACATATTTAAAGAAAGGGTGTTACAATGTGGCCTCGTAAAAAGCAACACAATGAAAAAAACAAAAAGTATGTGCCATTATCTCAATTCATCATTGGTATAATTTTAACGATGATATTGACTACAATTGTCATTATAGGCAGTATTTATTTGTGGCATCTTAATGAAAAAAACAAACAAATCTCAAATAATAGTGATAAATTAACACAAGTTTATGAAGTGCTTGCAAAAGATTATTATAAATCACCAAATAAAGATAAATTATTACAAAATGCGATTAATGGTATGACAAAAGGGTTAAATGACCCATATACCGAATATATTCCAAAAGATAAATCTAAAGCCTTTAATGAAGATGTCACTGGAGATTTTGTCGGTATAGGGGCTGAAATGCAACAAAAAGGGAATCAAATCATTATCACAAGCCCTATGAAAGGTTCCCCAGCTGAAAAAGCCGGTCTTAAGCCTAAAGATATTTTAAAAGCTGTCGATGGCAAATCCATAAAAGGTAAAAATTTAAATGACATCATTCCAAAAATCCGGGGCGAAAAAGGCACCCAAGTTACGTTAACAATTGAAAGAGGTAACACATCAAAAGATTTTACTGTTAAGAGAGATACCATTCATGTTAAAAGTGTTGAAGTAGAAACTAAAGGAAATGTTACTGTATTTAAAGTGAACAAATTTCAAGAAGGTA
The sequence above is a segment of the Staphylococcus hyicus genome. Coding sequences within it:
- a CDS encoding YozE family protein, translating into MKDASFYHFLLTVRGRPNEEGTFAEMVYDDLDFPKQTSDFNKLSNYIETEGNYTLSMSIFDTLFEEYQEWRRF
- the msrB gene encoding peptide-methionine (R)-S-oxide reductase MsrB codes for the protein MIKKDKKDLTDLEYLVTQQDGTEPPFDNEYWNHYEKGIYVDKISGKPLFTSNDKFESSCGWPSFSKAINDEDIIELVDKSFGMVRTEVRSEESNSHLGHVFNDGPRERGGLRYCINSAAIQFIPFHKLEELGYGDLIKHFEQ
- a CDS encoding PTS sugar transporter subunit IIA — encoded protein: MFKKLFSKGNEASKDIEIYAPITGDYVKINDIPDPVFAQKMMGEGFGVKPTEGIVVSPISGVVDNVFPTKHAIGLKADNGLEVLVHIGLDTVQLNGEGFKTFVESGDHVKVGDKLVEFDIDYIDQNAKSTISPVIITNTDQTETISILPQTTLTKGESKVVDVTVK
- a CDS encoding dihydrofolate reductase, whose translation is MTLSILVAHDKNRGIGYNNQLPWHLPNDLKHVKKLSTGNTLVMGRATFDSIGKALPNRKNVVLTRNKAFKADGVEVIHDIKDIDKLEGHVFIFGGQTLFEKFIDKVDDMYITVIDDTFQADTYFPPYSFEDWEVASAIEGEIDEKNKYPHTFLHLVRK
- the msrA gene encoding peptide-methionine (S)-S-oxide reductase MsrA, which produces MALATFAGGCFWCLVKPFDSYEGVESVISGYSGGHVENPTYEAVCSDTTGHVEAVQIEYDPNQISYSQMLDIYFKTFDPTDNNGQFFDRGDHYRPVIFYHNDEQKALALAKIQALNAAKIFDKPVNTPVEPYKNFYPAEAYHQNYYQKNPLHYAQYQLGSGRKAFIDRHWSDHND
- a CDS encoding DegV family protein; its protein translation is MQRILVTDSTSDLNPSFLEQHNVHIVPLSVTVNGKSYVDQEEISSETYTDYLEDDNNDLKTSQPPLGRFVETYEDLTKDGAEVISIHLSSGLSGTYQTAVQASEMVDGKVTVIDSKSITYGLGYQIQHIIQWIEEGLATETIVEKVHQLQKNIKLYVVIGKLDRLIKGGRISKAKGMLGNLMKIKPVGVLIDGNLEIIHSSRTQGACAKYLAKDLATFLGNDKIKSAAIVHANANDFLDKVKDKIEETFDFSNFDTNFTTPIISTHTGTGAIGVVVLKEKNS